The genomic segment TGGTCATGGCCATATCTGATGGTTCAGCCAGTTTGCTGGGACGATTGATCCCATCGCCAAAGTGGGAACTCTATGGCCAAACAAAATCCATGGCAGGAACATCGGCCATGTTGCTGTCGACGCTGGGAATTATCTCTGTTGTTCAATGGTCAATGGGCTCAGGTTTGTCAGTAGCGCAAATCCTGTTCGTTAGTATTTTCGTTACGGGATTGGAACAACTGAGTAGCTACGGACTTGATAATTTAAGTGTTCCGCTAGCAACAGCATCCCTGATCAGCCTGGTCAGCGAATCACTGAAAGCAACTTAACATTCGAAAACTGTCCCCCTGAAAACATTGCTGTAACGCTGCAAAATATCAGGCTGAGCATTGACTAACCTCTCAAGCTCTTTGTATCGTTCGCGGACAAAAGCCTGACCTTTAACAATCTCATCACCAACATCGCACTGATTAACAAACTCGTCAAAACCTCTCTGATAACGACTGCTTCTTCGACTCTTAATCTTAAACTCAATTGGATCTCCGATTGTACGATTTGACTCTTTGTATGCAATAAATCCAGAACGATTATCCTTGATCGGAGCATCATTGGAACGATGCTTGCGACCACGCATCAGACTGGCGCAGTATTCATCATGACTGCGAAAAATCCTATGGTAAATGAACCATGGCTCCATCTGACCGATCGATTGCAGTCGATAATCTCGGCCGACGCGTTTCCCTAAACCAGAGTATTGAATTGGCAAGCCACTACTTATGCAGGCCTTAATCTTTGCAGGATAACGCTTAATCCCACTGAAATTATGAACAACTGGCATGCCAATTTTTGATCTTAGTCGCCCAATAGACTTTAAGATAGCCATTTTTTGCAACATTTGAGACTCACAGAAAAACCGTGAAAAGGGTTCGGCCTTTGAAGGAAGATCTGAATACCAAAGATTCGATAAAACATCAAATTCTCCAGCAGATCTCAACAATGAGCTGATGGTTTGACCGAACTCAGCCGAAACAAGATATTCATCTATATCTAAAAATGCAAGATGGGAAAAGTGTTTTTTTCGACGCTCTGTAGACCAAGCGAAGCGGTAGATAATCTGTTGAAATGAGGATTTAGCACGAATACTGGTCGCCATCAAGCTATCTGCATTATAAAAATTGACGTTCTTGAATTTAGAACCAATCAGACGCATCAATCGATAACTATTGTCCGTAATACCGTTCAAATAGATATCAATTTCATCGATTCCAAGGCTCAAATGATGATAAATCCACTCCGCTAGATAGGCCGCTTCATCCTTGGCAATGGCCACCAATTTAATTGAAGCCATTGAAAAAATACTGTTATTGACAACTTATCATATGGCGTAAGCGGATCCATGATCAGGGAAGCCATCAATCGATGCCAGGGATCAAAGCCGATCAACAATCAAGATGGTGCAATCAAACGCATGATAAAGTTGTAACACTAAAGTTTTTAATGATGCAAAAAACAACCCTGCCGAAGGTGTTTGTTATTGGACATCACAAAATTGCCACAAGAAGTATTCACCAGCTTTTTAAGGTCGACGGTTACAAGTCCATCCATTGGAAGGGTGGTCGCATCGCGGAGACCATGCTCAAAAACATGAGAATGTCCCAGCCCTTGTTGAAGGGCATCGAGAGCGCGTGCGTTTACTCGGACATGGAATATCTCCATGACGACGGAGAATTCTTTTACGGGCACCGACTGTTCCCGATTCTCGACCTTCAATATCCTGGATCAATCTTCATATTCAATACTCGAAATTTAGATTCCTGGATCAAGTCCCAGCTGGCCCATAAATCAAAAAAATCTGGCTTGTACGTGAGACGAATCAGGAAGGGCCTGAAAACCATTTACCCCGGTCGCAAAATCAAAAACCGTGATGTGATCAAAATGTGGCGTCGCACTTGGCAACAACACGAGGATGAAGTAAACCGATACTTTTCAGGCAAAAGTAATCTGCTGAGAGTCAACATTGAAAGTGTTGAGAGCAAGAAGCAGCTCATCAGCTCCCTGAGAACTTTCGGCTATGAACTCACGAGTGACGATCTGCCCTATGTCGGAGCCACCCCGAAGAAAAGAAAGATCTCAAGCCGTCACGGCAAGTCCGCGGACTGAACCGGCCAGCTCTGTCAAGAGCAGGCGTGTGGTTTCAATGCTGATGCACGCATCCGTGATGCTCTGGCCGTAAGAAAGCTGTGAGAGATCAGAGGTCAATGTCTGATTGCCTTCCACGAGATGACTTTCAAGCATCACCCCCATCAATGACCTCGACCCGTCTCTGACCTGCTCTGCAACAGCTTTCAACACATCAGCCTGACGCCGGTAATCCTTGTTGGAGTTGCCGTGGCTGCAATCCACCATCAATCGATCCGGTAAGCCGGCTGCCGCCAATTCACCGGATGCCGCCTGAACGGCTTCGTGGTGATAGTTGGTCCCCCTGTTTCCGCCTCGCAACACCAGGTGGCCATCCGGATTGCCAGTGGTGCTGACGATCGATGCGTGCCCTTCATGGTTGATTCCCAGGAAGTGGTGCGGCTTGGATGCCGCCTGCATCGCATTGATCGCGATCGTGGCACTGCCATCCGTACTGTTTTTGTAACCGATCGGCATGGAGAGCCCAGACGCCATCTCTCGATGGGTCTGGCTTTCCGTGGTGCGAGCTCCGATCGCTGTCCAGCTGATCAAATCCGCGATGTACTGCGGCACGACTGGGTCCAACAATTCCGTGGCCGCCGGCATTCCCTCCCTGGCCAGATCAAGCAGCAGTCCTCGGGCGCGGCGCAGCCCGGTGTTGATGTCGTAGGAGCCATCCAGATGGGGGTCATTGATCAGCCCCTTCCAGCCAACGGTTGTGCGGGGTTTCTCGAAATACACCCTCATCACGATTTCCAACTCAGCGGCATGCCGTTCCCGAATCGGTGCCAAATGCCTGGCGTACTCCCGCGCCGCATCAACGTCGTGAACGGAACATGGGCCGACAATCACAAGCAGACGCTGGTCCTCGCCACGCAGGATCGCCCGGATGCGCCGTCTGGACGCGGCAACGGTCTCCGTGGCCAGGGCATCAATCGGCAGATCACAGTGAAGCAGGGCCGGTGCGACCAACGGTCGCGTTTCCACCACATGGAGGTCGGAGGTGGTGGCCATTGAGCAAAGGAAAGACATCTCAAGGCTACGCACCCCCGCACGCTGGACCCAGACCATGCCATTCAGGACCGTGCCGATGAAGAATGGTTTTCTGTTCCGTTGATATCCCGTCGTCATGCTCAGCGCCTACCGCAAGCTGGCCGCCGCCCGGGAAGCCCAGGGTGTACCTGCACTTCCGCTCAACGCCGAGCAGACCCAGGGACTGACGGAACTGCTGCAGAACCCTCCCGCTGGCGAAGAGGCGTTCCTGCTGCACCTCCTCAGCGAACGGATCCCCCCGGGTGTGGATGAAGCCGCCTACGTGAAGGCCACCTGGCTCAGCGCCGTGGCCCAGGGAGACGCCAACAGTCCCCTGGTGTCAGCGCTGGAGGCCACGCGTCTGCTGGGAACGATGGTAGGGGGATACAACGTCGCTGCCCTGATCGAGCTGCTGAAGCACTCCGACGCTGCACTGGCCGGCTGCGCTGCGGAGGGACTCAGCCGAACCCTGCTCGTCTACGACGCGTTCAACGAAGTGATGGATCTGACGGCGGACAACCGCTTTGCCCAACAGGTCGTGGACAGCTGGGCCGCAGCCGAGTGGTTCACCTGCAAGCCAGAACTGGCCGACAGCATCACCGTGACGGTGTTCAAGGTCGAGGGCGAAACCAACACCGACGATCTCTCGCCGGCCACCCACGCCACCACCAGGCCGGACATCCCCCTCCATGCCCTGGCGATGCTTGAAACCCGGGATCCAGAGGGCCTGAAGACCATCGCAACCCTGAGAGAAAAAGGCCATCCCGTGGCCTACGTCGGCGACGTGGTGGGTACCGGCAGCTCCCGCAAGAGCGCCATCAATTCGGTGCTCTGGCATACCGGCAATGACATCCCCCATGTGCCCAACAAACGGGCGGGCGGCGTGATTCTTGGAGGCAAGATCGCCCCGATCTTCTTCAACACAGCAGAAGATTCCGGAGCTCTGCCGCTCGAATGCGATGTCACCGAACTGAACACCGGTGATGTCATCACCATCCGACCCCATGCCGGCACGATCGAACGCGACGGCACTGTGATGAGTCGATTCGAGCTCAAGCCCACCACCATCGGCGATGAAGTACGGGCCGGCGGACGCATCCCCCTGATGATCGGTCGCGCTCTCACAGACAAGGTGCGCGCCAAGCTTGGCCTCTCCCCTTCGGATCTGTTCATCCGCCCCTCAGCACCGGCGGACACCGGCAGGGGATTCACCCTGGCTCAGAAGATGGTGGGCAAGGCCTGCGGCCTCGCCGGAGTGCAACCCGGCACCAGCTGCGAGCCGCTGATGACCACCGTCGGCTCCCAGGACACCACCGGCCCGATGACGCGTGATGAAATGAAGGAACTGGCCTGCCTCGGCTTCTCCTCCGATCTGGTGATGCAGAGCTTCTGCCACACGGCCGCCTATCCGAAGCCGGTGGATCTGCAGACCCAGAAGGAGCTGCCCGACTTCTTCGCCCAGCGCGGTGGCGTGGCCCTGCGACCCGGTGACGGCATCATCCACAGCTGGCTGAACCGCATGCTTCTGCCCGACACCGTCGGTACCGGCGGCGACAGCCACACCCGCTTCCCCCTCGGCATTTCCTTTCCCGGCGGGTCCGGTGTGGTGGCCTTTGCGGCCGCCATCGGCGCCATGCCGCTGGACATGCCGGAATCGGTGCTGGTGCGCTTCAGCGGATCCCTGCAACCCAGCGTCACGCTCCGGGACGTGGTGAATGCCATCCCCTGGGTGGCCATCCAGCGGGGACTGCTCACTGTTGAAAAGGCCAACAAGAAGAACCTGTTCAACGGCCGGATCATGGAGATCGAAGGTCTGCCCGACCTGAAGCTGGAACAGGCCTTCGAACTCACCGATGCCAGCGCCGAGCGCTCCTGCGCCGGCTGCACGATCAAGCTCTCCGAAGACACGGTGAGCGAATACCTGCGCAGCAACGTGGCACTGCTCAAGAACATGATCGCCCGCGGCTACAGCGATGCCCGCACCCTGGCCCGCCGGATCAAGGAGATGGAGGCCTGGCTGGCGAACCCGCAGCTGATGAGCGCCGACGCTGACGCTGAGTACGCGGAAATGCTGGAGATCAACCTCGACGACCTCACCGAACCGGTGGTGGCCTGCCCCAATGACCCCGACAACGTGAAGTTGCTCAGCGAGGTGGCCGGTGATCCGGTGCAGGAGGTGTTCATCGGCTCCTGCATGACCAACATCGGCCACTACCGTGCCGCGGCCAAGGTGCTGGAGGGCGCCGGTCAGAACACGGCGCGCCTCTGGGTCTGTCCCCCCACCCGCATGGATGAGGAGACATTGAAAGCCGAGGGCTACTACGCCACCTTCGAGGCCGCCGGGTCCCGCATGGAGATGCCCGGCTGCTCCCTCTGCATGGGCAATCAGGCCCGCGTGGAGGACAACACCACGGTGTTCTCCACGAGCACCCGCAACTTCAACAACCGCCTTGGCAAAGGTGCTCAGGTGTACCTGGGCAGCGCCGAACTGGCCGCCGTCTGCGCCCAGCTGGGTCGCATCCCCACCCCCGAGGAGTACCGCAGCATCGCGGCGGAGAAGATCGATCCACTCTCCGACGAGCTCTACCGCTATCTGAACTTCGATCAGATCAACGGCTTTGAAGACCAGGGGCGGGTGGTCAGTGCCGATGACGAAGCAACCGTTCTGGCTCAGGCCTGATCCCGGATCACCTCATCTGTGCCAACACTGAGCGAACCCAAACAACGGCGCCACCATCTCGGCTCGAGCAGAAGCATCCGAAACCTTCTCGAGCGCCGCTGGCTGGTGGTCGTTCTTGCGCTGGCACTCACGGGTCTGGGTGCCGCGATCACCGGGATGCTGTTCAAAGGCGGCATCAATCTCCTTCGCGATTGGCGCCTGGCCCTGCTGGATGATTTCCCCGCATGGCTGGTCCTGCCGGCACTCGGAGCCTTTGGAGGACTGCTGTCCGGCTGGTTGGTGACGAACTTCGCCCCAGCGGCAGGTGGCGCTGGCGTGACCCACATCATGGGATTTCTGCGCCACCGCTCGGTACCCATGGGGTTGCGGGTGGGGCTCATCAAACTGATCGCTGGAATCATCGCGATCGGCTGCGGTTTTCCGCTGGGACCTGAGGGCCCCGCCGTCCAGATGGGAGGCTCTGTGGCCTGGCAGATGTCCCGCTGGTTGAAGGCCCCTGTGGCATTTCGGCGCGTGATCGTGGCCGCTGGCGGTGGCGCCGGAATCGCTGCTGTTTTCAGTGCGCCGATCGGTGGCTTTGTCTACGCCATCGAAGAGCTGCTCCACTCGGCCAGACCGGTGGTGTTGCTGCTGGTGATCATCACCACCTTCTCCGCCGATACCTGGGCGGATGTGATCGGCTTCCTGGGACTCAACCCCGGCAGCAGTGGGCTGCATCGAACCCTGGGTTTTCAGCTGGAACGCGAATTCACACCGACGGTCGACTTTCTGCCGATCGATCTCGCCTATCTGATCGCACTTGGGGCCGTCATCGGCCTTCTGGCTGAGCTCTACTGCCGATATGTGCTTGTGATGCAGCGCCAGGGCAATCGCTGGTTCGGCAACCGACTGATTCTTCGCATGACCCTGTGCGGGTTGATTCTGGGCGGCAGCTACGCGCTCATGCCGGAGATCTTCCACAACACCACCGAATTAAAGGTGTTGATCGCTGAGGGGGATGCGGGGATCCCTCTGGCACTGGGGGGATTTGTGGTGATGTTCTTCAGCACTGGGCTGGCCGCGGCTTCCGGGGCACCTGGGGGATTGTTCATGCCGATGCTCACCCTTGGTGGCGCCATCGGTCTGGCCTGTGGTGGCTGGGTGGAAGCGCTCACAGGTCATGTTCCCAGCACCTATGTCTTCGCCGGCATGGGAGCGTTCGTCGCGGGTTGTTCACGAACACCCATCTCAGCGATGTTCCTGGCCTTCGCGCTCACAAAGGATCTGCTCATCCTGAAACCGATCCTGGTGGCCTGCCTGATGAGCTTCGTCGTCGCCAGGCTGTTTCATCCACACTCGATCTACGAGCGTCAGATGGGAATGGAACTGGAGGTTGAACAGGCGCTGCAGGTGAGGCTGGAGCGACATCGGCGCCCGTTCACGCCTCCACCACTGCCGGAGAGCGGGCGAGACGGAGTCAACCTCTGAACCAGGAAACACTGCTGTTCGATCCGGCAGTGCCGGAACCCGGTGCCCTGCGCGCCGTGCTGGCCTTCCCCAGCACCTATTCGGTCGGCATCACCAGCCTGGGATACCAGGTCGTCTGGGCCACCCTGGCCCGACGTCAGGACGTGGATGTTCGACGCCTGTTCACGGATCAAGGCGACCCCATGCACCGCCGCTGTGATCTTTTTGGGCTCTCCCTGAGCTGGGAACTGGATGGGCCTGTGTTGCCGGACTTGCTCAGCCGTCAGCGGATTCCGCTCTGGTCAGCCCAGCGCAATGACGAGGATCCCATCGTGTTCGGAGGCGGTCCGGTGCTCACGGCCAACCCGGAACCCCTCGCCCCGTTTTTTGATGCCGTCCTTCTAGGGGACGGCGAACAGCTGCTGCCGGCCTTCATCACCGCGCTGCTGAGCTGCCGTTCCGCACCTCGAGAGGAACGCCTGCGGAGGTTGTCCCAGGTGCCTGGTGTCTATATCCCGGCGCTGTATGTCCCCCGCTACGACAGCAGCGGCCAGCTGGTGGCCGTCGATCCGATCGACTCGGATGTCCCAGCGACCGCCGAAAAGCAAACCTGGCGGGGGAACACCCTGAGTCACTCCACGGTGATCACCCCTGAGGCTGCCTGGCCGGACATCCACATGGTGGAAGTGGTGCGCAGTTGTCCGGAACTCTGTCGTTTCTGCCTGGCCAGCTATCTGACCCTTCCCTTCCGGACAGCTTCCCTGGATGACGGCCTCATTCCAGCCGTGGAACAAGGCCTGATGGTCACCCGCCGACTGGGACTGCTGGGGGCATCGGTCACTCAGCATCCGCAATTCAATGAACTGCTCCAGTGGCTGGATCAGGATCACTTTGATGACACGCGCGTCAGTGTGAGCTCGGTGAGAGCCGCCACGGTGACGCCGGACCTTAGTCGGATCCTGGCGAAACGGGGCAGTCGTTCGCTCACCATTGCGATCGAAAGCGGCAGCCAGCGAATGCGTGAACTGGTGAACAAGAAACTCAGCCACGAGGAGATCGAGGCGGCGGCAAGCCATGCCCGCCAGGGAGG from the Synechococcus sp. KORDI-100 genome contains:
- a CDS encoding glycosyltransferase family 2 protein, translating into MAIAKDEAAYLAEWIYHHLSLGIDEIDIYLNGITDNSYRLMRLIGSKFKNVNFYNADSLMATSIRAKSSFQQIIYRFAWSTERRKKHFSHLAFLDIDEYLVSAEFGQTISSLLRSAGEFDVLSNLWYSDLPSKAEPFSRFFCESQMLQKMAILKSIGRLRSKIGMPVVHNFSGIKRYPAKIKACISSGLPIQYSGLGKRVGRDYRLQSIGQMEPWFIYHRIFRSHDEYCASLMRGRKHRSNDAPIKDNRSGFIAYKESNRTIGDPIEFKIKSRRSSRYQRGFDEFVNQCDVGDEIVKGQAFVRERYKELERLVNAQPDILQRYSNVFRGTVFEC
- the acnB gene encoding bifunctional aconitate hydratase 2/2-methylisocitrate dehydratase, producing the protein MLSAYRKLAAAREAQGVPALPLNAEQTQGLTELLQNPPAGEEAFLLHLLSERIPPGVDEAAYVKATWLSAVAQGDANSPLVSALEATRLLGTMVGGYNVAALIELLKHSDAALAGCAAEGLSRTLLVYDAFNEVMDLTADNRFAQQVVDSWAAAEWFTCKPELADSITVTVFKVEGETNTDDLSPATHATTRPDIPLHALAMLETRDPEGLKTIATLREKGHPVAYVGDVVGTGSSRKSAINSVLWHTGNDIPHVPNKRAGGVILGGKIAPIFFNTAEDSGALPLECDVTELNTGDVITIRPHAGTIERDGTVMSRFELKPTTIGDEVRAGGRIPLMIGRALTDKVRAKLGLSPSDLFIRPSAPADTGRGFTLAQKMVGKACGLAGVQPGTSCEPLMTTVGSQDTTGPMTRDEMKELACLGFSSDLVMQSFCHTAAYPKPVDLQTQKELPDFFAQRGGVALRPGDGIIHSWLNRMLLPDTVGTGGDSHTRFPLGISFPGGSGVVAFAAAIGAMPLDMPESVLVRFSGSLQPSVTLRDVVNAIPWVAIQRGLLTVEKANKKNLFNGRIMEIEGLPDLKLEQAFELTDASAERSCAGCTIKLSEDTVSEYLRSNVALLKNMIARGYSDARTLARRIKEMEAWLANPQLMSADADAEYAEMLEINLDDLTEPVVACPNDPDNVKLLSEVAGDPVQEVFIGSCMTNIGHYRAAAKVLEGAGQNTARLWVCPPTRMDEETLKAEGYYATFEAAGSRMEMPGCSLCMGNQARVEDNTTVFSTSTRNFNNRLGKGAQVYLGSAELAAVCAQLGRIPTPEEYRSIAAEKIDPLSDELYRYLNFDQINGFEDQGRVVSADDEATVLAQA
- a CDS encoding ClC family H(+)/Cl(-) exchange transporter, producing the protein MPTLSEPKQRRHHLGSSRSIRNLLERRWLVVVLALALTGLGAAITGMLFKGGINLLRDWRLALLDDFPAWLVLPALGAFGGLLSGWLVTNFAPAAGGAGVTHIMGFLRHRSVPMGLRVGLIKLIAGIIAIGCGFPLGPEGPAVQMGGSVAWQMSRWLKAPVAFRRVIVAAGGGAGIAAVFSAPIGGFVYAIEELLHSARPVVLLLVIITTFSADTWADVIGFLGLNPGSSGLHRTLGFQLEREFTPTVDFLPIDLAYLIALGAVIGLLAELYCRYVLVMQRQGNRWFGNRLILRMTLCGLILGGSYALMPEIFHNTTELKVLIAEGDAGIPLALGGFVVMFFSTGLAAASGAPGGLFMPMLTLGGAIGLACGGWVEALTGHVPSTYVFAGMGAFVAGCSRTPISAMFLAFALTKDLLILKPILVACLMSFVVARLFHPHSIYERQMGMELEVEQALQVRLERHRRPFTPPPLPESGRDGVNL
- a CDS encoding 3-deoxy-7-phosphoheptulonate synthase; amino-acid sequence: MATTSDLHVVETRPLVAPALLHCDLPIDALATETVAASRRRIRAILRGEDQRLLVIVGPCSVHDVDAAREYARHLAPIRERHAAELEIVMRVYFEKPRTTVGWKGLINDPHLDGSYDINTGLRRARGLLLDLAREGMPAATELLDPVVPQYIADLISWTAIGARTTESQTHREMASGLSMPIGYKNSTDGSATIAINAMQAASKPHHFLGINHEGHASIVSTTGNPDGHLVLRGGNRGTNYHHEAVQAASGELAAAGLPDRLMVDCSHGNSNKDYRRQADVLKAVAEQVRDGSRSLMGVMLESHLVEGNQTLTSDLSQLSYGQSITDACISIETTRLLLTELAGSVRGLAVTA
- a CDS encoding radical SAM protein → MPEPGALRAVLAFPSTYSVGITSLGYQVVWATLARRQDVDVRRLFTDQGDPMHRRCDLFGLSLSWELDGPVLPDLLSRQRIPLWSAQRNDEDPIVFGGGPVLTANPEPLAPFFDAVLLGDGEQLLPAFITALLSCRSAPREERLRRLSQVPGVYIPALYVPRYDSSGQLVAVDPIDSDVPATAEKQTWRGNTLSHSTVITPEAAWPDIHMVEVVRSCPELCRFCLASYLTLPFRTASLDDGLIPAVEQGLMVTRRLGLLGASVTQHPQFNELLQWLDQDHFDDTRVSVSSVRAATVTPDLSRILAKRGSRSLTIAIESGSQRMRELVNKKLSHEEIEAAASHARQGGLKGLKLYGMVGLPSETDDDVDATAELLLGLKRSTKGLRFTLGVSTFVPKAQTPFQWQGVRPEAEKRLKRLAKQLKPKGIEFRPESYGWSVIQSLLSRGDRRLAPVIAAVGEARDSIGGWKRAYRAALNHELEPMPGPELPEPSPWKDLVQDTWEGSRILPWTHLRGPLSAETLRNHRDLALERHGSEESR